In the Leptospira sp. WS4.C2 genome, one interval contains:
- a CDS encoding circularly permuted type 2 ATP-grasp protein, giving the protein MMTQDPYHLIGNYRTIPGVYDELYDADGQIRNKYKFLVKSFQELGPAELVNRRRDTDRILRENGVTYNLYQTDSPEAKERPWDLDLFPLVMESEEWRVLERGLNQRADLLDALVRDVYSKRRLLHEKKIPPEILFNETSFLRACDGMYDSNHFLAKNPALLFFVCDLIRAADGNFYVLNDRVQAPSGSGYSLENRIVLSRIFPSMYRDAMVHRVAVYFRSLRKSLSQLAGVTGREPVIVLLTPGPSNETYFEHAYLAGYLGYTLVQGGDLTVRKNKVYMKTVEGLQQIDLILRRVDDDFMDPLELRGDSLLGVPGLLESVRSGNVKIANPIGTGFLENRALLPFYSDLCRFYLGEDLILPMAPTYWMGTPHHFQLVLQNPEKYVFKTVSRTDEEKPVTFIELSGDRKDSFLYKLKLSPNRFIAQEMIASATVPVLGENGFRPGRAIMRTFVSSSGSGYQTMAGGLVRVSPSLDDFFITSQRGAWSKDLWVLATETQKEESLLVPKSDQVLISRKSSGVPSRVADNLFWLARYLERSENQTRVIREATYKILQVEDGYERESLENSLKLVTHVTNSYPGFIGDDAGDLFLNPFPELQRLTTNRQVVGSLAFHLRSLVMASKSVRDRLSEDMKKILLQLEDQSNHEIESYDQIIDFLQKIVVNLSSLTGLSFENMSREAGWYFLNLGRRIERSINMILMLQGMIRWDSFRDKASFETFLRINDIRLTYNRRYSGKIDQESVLDILLFDTTNPRSFAYQLEQINSDIQFLPGKDEKVVYSEDRAALQLYTHFKMKDISIFFELENPLESVSIWLEELHTYLKQLSEALSARYFNYTEEQTRIGDGNG; this is encoded by the coding sequence ATGATGACCCAAGACCCTTATCATTTGATCGGAAATTATAGAACGATTCCTGGAGTTTATGATGAACTCTACGATGCAGATGGTCAAATTCGAAACAAATATAAGTTCTTAGTTAAATCCTTTCAAGAACTTGGTCCCGCAGAACTAGTCAATCGACGACGCGATACGGATCGAATCCTTCGAGAAAATGGAGTCACATACAATTTATATCAAACTGACTCGCCAGAGGCAAAAGAAAGACCTTGGGATTTGGATTTATTCCCGTTGGTAATGGAAAGCGAAGAATGGCGGGTGTTGGAAAGAGGACTGAACCAACGTGCAGATTTATTAGATGCGTTAGTTCGAGATGTTTATTCCAAAAGACGGCTGTTACACGAAAAAAAAATTCCTCCAGAAATTCTTTTCAATGAAACTTCTTTTTTAAGAGCTTGTGATGGCATGTATGATTCCAATCATTTCCTTGCAAAAAATCCTGCTCTTCTTTTTTTTGTTTGTGATTTGATTCGTGCTGCCGATGGAAACTTTTATGTTTTGAATGATAGAGTACAAGCTCCTTCTGGTTCTGGATATTCACTCGAAAATCGTATTGTCCTCTCTCGGATTTTTCCCAGTATGTATCGCGATGCAATGGTTCATCGGGTTGCAGTTTATTTTCGTTCTTTAAGGAAATCATTGTCTCAACTTGCGGGTGTTACTGGGCGAGAACCTGTAATTGTATTATTAACACCTGGCCCATCTAATGAAACTTATTTTGAACATGCTTATCTTGCAGGTTACCTTGGTTACACTTTAGTCCAAGGTGGGGACCTAACTGTAAGAAAAAATAAAGTTTATATGAAAACTGTAGAAGGTTTACAACAGATCGATTTGATATTACGAAGGGTAGACGACGATTTTATGGATCCGCTTGAACTTCGTGGAGATTCGTTACTTGGGGTTCCGGGACTTTTGGAGTCTGTACGTTCTGGAAACGTAAAAATTGCCAATCCCATTGGAACAGGATTTTTAGAAAATCGCGCTCTTTTACCTTTTTACTCAGATTTGTGTCGTTTTTATTTAGGTGAAGATTTGATTCTTCCAATGGCACCAACCTATTGGATGGGGACACCACACCACTTTCAATTGGTTTTACAAAATCCTGAAAAATACGTTTTTAAAACAGTATCTCGTACGGATGAAGAAAAACCCGTTACCTTTATTGAACTAAGTGGCGACAGAAAGGATTCCTTTTTGTATAAACTAAAATTATCTCCTAATCGTTTTATTGCGCAAGAGATGATTGCTTCTGCTACCGTTCCCGTGTTAGGTGAAAATGGATTTCGTCCCGGCCGCGCCATTATGAGAACCTTTGTTTCTTCTTCTGGATCGGGTTATCAAACCATGGCCGGTGGCTTGGTGAGAGTATCACCTTCCTTAGATGATTTTTTTATCACCAGCCAAAGAGGAGCTTGGAGTAAGGACTTATGGGTTCTCGCGACGGAAACTCAAAAAGAAGAATCGCTACTAGTTCCGAAGTCAGATCAAGTATTGATTTCCAGAAAAAGTTCCGGAGTTCCAAGCCGCGTGGCAGACAATCTGTTTTGGTTGGCAAGGTATTTGGAACGATCAGAAAACCAAACAAGAGTCATACGGGAGGCCACTTATAAAATTCTACAAGTGGAAGATGGTTACGAAAGAGAATCATTGGAAAATTCGCTCAAACTAGTAACTCACGTAACTAATAGTTATCCTGGTTTTATCGGGGATGATGCAGGAGATTTATTTTTAAATCCTTTTCCTGAATTGCAACGATTAACTACGAATCGTCAAGTAGTTGGTAGTTTGGCATTTCATTTGCGAAGTTTGGTAATGGCTTCTAAATCAGTTCGAGATCGTCTTTCTGAAGATATGAAAAAGATTTTATTACAGTTGGAAGATCAATCCAATCATGAAATTGAATCTTATGATCAGATAATCGATTTTTTACAAAAGATAGTAGTGAACTTATCCTCTCTCACAGGTTTATCTTTTGAAAATATGAGTAGGGAAGCCGGTTGGTATTTCCTAAATTTAGGTCGCCGTATTGAAAGATCGATCAATATGATTTTGATGTTACAAGGAATGATTCGATGGGATAGTTTTAGAGATAAAGCTTCTTTTGAAACTTTTTTACGAATCAATGATATCCGATTAACATACAACAGACGATATAGTGGAAAAATTGATCAGGAATCGGTTTTAGATATTTTATTATTTGATACAACCAATCCAAGATCATTTGCTTATCAATTAGAACAAATTAATTCAGACATACAGTTTTTACCGGGCAAGGATGAGAAGGTTGTTTATTCGGAAGATCGAGCCGCCTTGCAATTGTATACCCATTTTAAGATGAAAGACATATCCATTTTCTTTGAGTTAGAAAATCCTTTAGAATCGGTTTCAATTTGGTTAGAGGAATTACATACTTACTTGAAGCAGTTATCTGAAGCATTATCAGCACGATACTTCAACTATACAGAAGAACAAACTAGGATCGGTGATGGAAATGGCTGA
- a CDS encoding DUF2126 domain-containing protein, with protein MSIRVALSHITTYQYDKSIKLSPHVVRLRPAPHTKNHIVSYSLNILPEQKFLNWQQDPFGNYLARLVFPEKTNILQVAVDLVTDLKVINPFDFFVEEYAENFPFTYDKVLKKELAPYLKVKKPGKLLASYLKTINIEPKRIVEFLVAVNAKVYSDVGYVIRMEPGIQPPELTLSSRMGSCRDSAYLLVQILRNLGLAARFVSGYLIQLKADVKSLDGPSGAESDFTDLHAWAEVYIPGAGWVGLDPTSGLFTGEGHIPLAATPEPESAGPIYGFAEKAKLEFSFHMSVERVLETPRVTLPYQDDDWNRIVRLGDSIDKRIKKNDIRLTIGGEPTFVSTENPEAPEWNFDALGFEKYSKSEQLIKKLSKHFAPGGLLQYGQGKWYPGEPLPRWAMISYWRKDGEPIWNNPYLLADDRYTGSATTEDARRFISVLGEYLRVPTTSIHTAYEDNLYYLWQEANLPAKTESILDDLNTYDEMERKRILKVVDSGLHREVGYTLPLDYDVANQSWTSDEWIFRRGKMYLIPGDSPIGLRLPLHSLSGKESPSSPEDPAAPKPPLPKAKELGQLPFLATKVSYVASEERTRTALCVEPRNGNIRVFLPPIKSLEGWLRLIYAIEQTALGTDIPIVLEGYEAPYDPRLNRFKITPDPGVIEVNFHPSSSFGEIVEKTKILYEEAHQLRLTAEKFLMDGRHSGTGGGNHITLGGASVGDSPFLRKPSLLRSLVAYWQNHPGLSYLFSGMFIGPTSQSPRIDEGRNDSLHELKIAFQQIDSNRHTSPWMLDRVLRNILIDITGNTHRTEISIDKLFDPGSPTGRLGLIEMRAFEMPPHYQMSVIQQAFMMAIICRFWEDPYYGNPINWNTDLHDRFMLPYFVYRDFKEVIQDLQNSGFGFLSKDFDPFFEFRFPQYGICYLDGMEIELRMALEPWNVLGEENTAQGTSRGVDSATERVQVKVKGFHPERYRLSCNGYEVPLQATSVHNEYVAGVRFKAWTPVFTLHPHLPAQQSLVFDVYDTWNHRALGGCTYHVSHPGGLSYQTIPINGYEAESRRISRFWSHGHKIGKSLPPVRLENKAFPSTLDLRMVTFK; from the coding sequence ATGAGTATACGAGTTGCACTTTCCCATATCACAACTTATCAATATGACAAGTCTATTAAACTTTCTCCACATGTAGTAAGATTAAGACCGGCCCCACATACCAAAAATCATATTGTTTCTTATTCCTTAAATATACTACCGGAACAAAAATTTCTAAATTGGCAACAAGATCCATTTGGAAATTATTTGGCCCGTTTGGTATTTCCAGAGAAAACCAATATCTTACAAGTTGCGGTTGATTTAGTTACCGATTTAAAGGTGATCAATCCTTTTGATTTTTTTGTCGAAGAGTATGCGGAGAATTTTCCTTTTACATACGACAAAGTATTAAAGAAGGAATTAGCTCCCTATTTAAAAGTCAAAAAACCAGGGAAATTACTCGCCTCGTACCTCAAAACAATTAATATAGAACCAAAAAGAATCGTTGAGTTTTTAGTTGCTGTAAATGCAAAAGTATACTCTGACGTTGGTTATGTGATCCGGATGGAACCTGGAATTCAACCACCAGAATTGACTTTATCATCTCGTATGGGTTCCTGCAGAGACTCTGCCTATTTACTTGTCCAGATACTTAGAAATTTGGGACTGGCAGCAAGATTTGTTTCCGGATATTTAATTCAATTGAAAGCGGATGTAAAATCTTTGGATGGTCCGTCGGGTGCTGAATCCGATTTTACAGACTTACATGCATGGGCAGAAGTTTATATCCCTGGAGCTGGGTGGGTTGGTCTTGATCCAACCTCTGGTCTATTTACAGGGGAAGGTCATATACCGTTGGCGGCAACTCCGGAGCCAGAATCGGCTGGACCTATTTACGGTTTTGCCGAAAAAGCAAAATTAGAATTTTCTTTTCATATGAGTGTGGAACGAGTTTTAGAAACTCCTCGTGTCACCTTACCTTACCAAGACGATGATTGGAACCGAATCGTTCGGTTAGGTGATTCTATTGACAAACGAATTAAAAAAAATGATATTAGACTTACCATTGGTGGAGAACCCACATTTGTTTCTACTGAAAATCCTGAAGCTCCTGAATGGAATTTTGATGCTTTAGGTTTTGAAAAATATTCCAAATCGGAACAGTTGATCAAGAAATTGAGCAAACACTTTGCACCTGGTGGACTACTTCAATATGGACAAGGAAAGTGGTATCCGGGCGAACCTTTGCCTCGATGGGCAATGATTTCCTATTGGCGAAAAGATGGGGAACCTATATGGAACAATCCTTATTTACTGGCAGATGATCGTTATACGGGGTCGGCAACAACAGAAGATGCCAGAAGATTTATTAGCGTATTAGGTGAGTATCTTCGCGTTCCTACTACATCGATTCATACAGCTTACGAAGATAATTTGTATTACCTTTGGCAAGAAGCAAATTTACCTGCGAAAACAGAATCTATATTAGATGATTTAAATACTTATGATGAAATGGAACGTAAAAGAATCCTTAAAGTTGTGGATTCTGGATTACACCGGGAAGTTGGATATACACTCCCTTTGGATTATGACGTAGCTAATCAGTCTTGGACTTCTGATGAATGGATCTTTCGAAGAGGAAAGATGTACTTAATTCCGGGAGATTCACCTATCGGATTAAGGCTTCCCTTACATTCCTTAAGTGGCAAAGAATCGCCATCATCTCCTGAAGACCCTGCTGCTCCTAAACCACCCTTACCTAAAGCAAAAGAATTAGGCCAATTACCCTTTTTAGCCACTAAGGTAAGTTATGTGGCATCGGAGGAACGCACTCGGACAGCACTTTGTGTGGAACCTCGCAACGGAAACATCAGAGTATTTTTACCACCTATTAAATCATTAGAAGGTTGGTTGCGTTTGATTTATGCGATTGAACAAACGGCCCTCGGAACAGACATTCCGATTGTTTTGGAAGGATACGAAGCTCCGTATGATCCAAGATTAAATCGTTTTAAAATCACTCCTGATCCTGGCGTGATTGAGGTTAATTTTCATCCATCCTCTTCTTTTGGTGAAATTGTAGAAAAAACAAAAATCCTTTATGAAGAAGCACACCAACTTCGTTTGACTGCAGAAAAATTTTTGATGGATGGTCGTCATTCTGGTACTGGCGGGGGAAACCATATTACACTAGGCGGTGCTTCTGTTGGTGATAGTCCTTTTTTACGTAAACCATCGCTTTTGCGAAGTTTGGTGGCGTATTGGCAAAATCATCCAGGACTTTCCTATTTATTTTCTGGGATGTTCATTGGCCCTACTTCACAATCACCTAGGATTGATGAGGGTAGAAATGATTCCTTACATGAATTAAAAATTGCATTCCAACAAATTGATTCCAATAGACATACTTCGCCTTGGATGTTAGATCGAGTGTTAAGAAATATCTTAATCGATATCACTGGAAATACACATCGAACGGAAATTTCTATCGATAAGTTATTTGATCCAGGTTCTCCGACGGGAAGACTCGGACTCATTGAAATGCGTGCTTTTGAAATGCCACCTCATTATCAGATGAGTGTCATCCAACAAGCATTTATGATGGCAATCATCTGTAGATTTTGGGAAGATCCTTATTATGGAAATCCCATCAATTGGAACACGGATTTACACGATCGATTTATGTTACCCTATTTTGTATATCGCGACTTCAAAGAAGTGATCCAAGATTTACAGAATAGTGGGTTTGGATTTTTATCAAAAGACTTTGATCCATTTTTTGAATTTCGATTTCCGCAATATGGAATTTGTTATTTGGATGGAATGGAAATTGAATTGCGTATGGCCTTGGAACCTTGGAATGTTCTCGGTGAAGAGAATACGGCACAGGGAACTTCGCGTGGTGTCGATTCCGCCACCGAAAGAGTTCAAGTTAAAGTAAAAGGTTTTCATCCAGAAAGATATCGACTGAGTTGTAATGGATACGAAGTTCCGCTACAAGCAACATCAGTTCATAATGAATATGTTGCTGGTGTTCGTTTCAAAGCCTGGACCCCTGTTTTTACTTTACATCCTCACTTACCTGCACAACAGTCTTTGGTATTCGATGTTTACGATACTTGGAATCATAGAGCCCTTGGTGGATGTACATATCATGTATCACATCCAGGAGGATTGTCTTACCAAACCATTCCAATCAATGGATATGAAGCGGAATCTCGCAGGATCTCTCGTTTTTGGAGCCATGGACATAAAATTGGAAAGAGTTTGCCACCAGTTCGGTTGGAAAATAAAGCCTTTCCATCAACATTGGATCTTAGGATGGTAACATTCAAATAG
- a CDS encoding alpha-E domain-containing protein, translating into MLSRVAESVFWMNRYIERAENYSRFIDVNHQLSLDLNEQVPNQWLPLVHTTGDVELFEKRYSEPSPLNVIRFMTFDEENPNSIFQCLSRARENARTIRENISTSMWEVLNEFYLLIKNYRKVYMESAEFHGDTVSMDLSEFLSTVRKSCQSFYGCSDATISHDEVWNFSLLGRFLERADKTTRILDMKYFILLPSVHDVGSTLDLLQWLSLLKSASAHEMYNQKYKRVDPTDIAEFLILNETFPRSIFFCIQEMQEALEKISGIKEGLPRNLAQDATTVYLNRLRSENIKSIFDKGLHEYLDDIQIELNDIGSKIVERFFTN; encoded by the coding sequence ATGTTAAGCCGAGTTGCAGAATCAGTTTTTTGGATGAATCGATATATCGAGAGAGCAGAAAACTACTCAAGGTTTATTGACGTCAATCACCAGTTATCTTTGGATTTAAACGAACAGGTTCCGAACCAATGGTTGCCACTTGTACATACAACAGGTGACGTTGAGTTGTTTGAGAAAAGATACTCAGAACCAAGTCCATTAAATGTCATACGGTTTATGACTTTTGATGAAGAGAATCCCAATTCTATATTCCAATGTCTCTCGAGGGCAAGAGAAAATGCTCGAACCATTCGTGAAAATATTTCCACTTCTATGTGGGAAGTATTGAATGAGTTTTATCTTTTAATTAAAAACTATCGTAAGGTTTATATGGAGTCTGCAGAATTCCATGGAGATACTGTTTCCATGGATTTGTCTGAGTTCTTAAGCACTGTCAGAAAGAGCTGTCAAAGCTTTTATGGATGTTCGGATGCTACCATTTCTCATGATGAAGTTTGGAATTTTTCACTTCTTGGAAGATTTTTGGAACGTGCTGACAAAACTACTAGAATCCTAGATATGAAGTATTTCATTTTACTTCCTTCCGTACATGATGTGGGCTCTACCCTAGATTTATTACAATGGTTATCGTTATTAAAATCTGCTTCTGCACATGAGATGTACAATCAGAAATACAAACGAGTGGATCCAACGGATATCGCTGAGTTTTTGATTTTAAATGAAACCTTTCCAAGATCGATTTTCTTTTGTATTCAAGAAATGCAAGAAGCTTTGGAAAAAATCTCTGGGATTAAGGAAGGACTTCCTAGAAACCTTGCGCAAGATGCAACCACTGTTTATTTGAACCGACTTAGATCCGAAAATATCAAATCAATTTTTGATAAAGGTCTACATGAGTACCTGGATGATATTCAAATTGAATTGAATGATATTGGATCGAAAATCGTGGAACGATTTTTTACAAACTAA
- a CDS encoding circularly permuted type 2 ATP-grasp protein: MFIADYSAKNIYDEMFSSEGYPRKSYDFVKTKMESLGGIELVKRSGSAERALMSLGITFTLYGDGGEQERIMPFDVIPRIVPSEEWVSLEKGLKQRIQALNLFLTDIYGEGKILKDKIIPRDMIESSSGYLKQCIGLKPPKDIWIHITGTDLVRDGAGAFHVLEDNLRCPSGVSYVLENREVMKRTFPELFEKLNIRQVYDYPYHLRSMLENLTDVVDPVIAVWTPGVYNSAYYEHSFLAQKMGVYLVEGSDLIVENHKVYMKTTKGLRKVDVIYRRIDDTFMDQASFRPDSLLGVKGIFEAFKRGNVALANAPGTGVADDKVIYSYVPKIIKYYLGEEPIIPNVPTYLCSEGPDLQFVLDNIHNLVVKAANGAGGYGMIIGPKSTKQEQEDFKELIKADPRNYIAQPVLNLSTVPTLIADKIESRHVDLRPFILYGKDIYVMPGGLTRVALRKGSLVVNSSQGGGSKDTWVLG; the protein is encoded by the coding sequence ATGTTTATCGCCGACTATAGTGCAAAAAATATATATGATGAGATGTTTTCTAGCGAAGGTTATCCGCGTAAAAGTTACGACTTTGTAAAAACGAAAATGGAGAGTTTGGGTGGGATTGAACTCGTAAAACGCAGTGGTTCTGCGGAGAGGGCACTCATGTCACTCGGAATCACCTTTACTTTGTATGGTGATGGTGGCGAACAAGAACGGATCATGCCATTTGATGTAATCCCTCGGATTGTTCCAAGTGAAGAATGGGTGAGTTTAGAAAAAGGACTCAAACAGAGAATCCAAGCCCTCAATTTATTTTTAACAGATATTTATGGCGAAGGAAAAATTCTCAAAGATAAAATCATTCCACGGGACATGATTGAGTCTAGTTCTGGATATCTCAAACAGTGTATCGGTTTGAAACCGCCAAAAGATATTTGGATTCACATTACTGGAACGGATTTAGTGCGCGATGGAGCTGGCGCCTTCCATGTGTTAGAAGATAACTTACGTTGTCCTTCTGGTGTATCTTATGTTTTGGAAAATCGTGAAGTGATGAAACGAACCTTTCCTGAACTTTTTGAAAAATTAAACATTCGTCAAGTTTATGATTATCCTTACCATCTACGTTCTATGTTAGAAAACCTAACAGATGTCGTAGATCCTGTGATTGCAGTCTGGACACCTGGAGTTTACAATTCTGCCTACTACGAACACAGCTTTTTGGCTCAAAAGATGGGAGTCTACTTAGTAGAAGGATCGGATCTCATTGTAGAAAATCATAAAGTCTATATGAAAACTACCAAAGGCCTTCGTAAAGTAGATGTGATCTATAGAAGGATTGATGATACATTTATGGACCAAGCGAGTTTCCGACCTGACTCTCTATTAGGAGTAAAGGGAATCTTTGAAGCATTCAAAAGAGGAAATGTAGCTCTCGCTAATGCTCCTGGAACTGGAGTCGCTGATGACAAAGTAATTTATTCCTATGTTCCTAAGATCATTAAATACTACTTAGGTGAAGAGCCAATCATTCCAAATGTTCCTACTTATCTTTGTTCGGAAGGTCCAGATTTACAATTTGTATTGGATAATATTCATAATCTGGTTGTTAAAGCGGCCAATGGTGCTGGTGGGTATGGAATGATCATTGGTCCAAAATCAACGAAACAAGAGCAGGAAGATTTTAAGGAACTCATCAAAGCAGATCCAAGAAACTATATTGCCCAACCTGTTTTAAATCTCTCTACAGTTCCAACGCTTATTGCAGATAAAATCGAATCAAGACACGTTGATCTTAGGCCGTTCATTTTGTACGGTAAGGATATTTATGTCATGCCGGGTGGACTCACTCGCGTGGCGCTTCGAAAAGGATCCCTTGTGGTCAATTCATCCCAGGGGGGCGGTTCAAAAGACACCTGGGTTCTAGGATAA
- a CDS encoding SDR family NAD(P)-dependent oxidoreductase: MKLASKKIVLSSGSSPLGKELLPLLLSEGALVVVGDSNPEEIPNHPNLQKYKIDPSKPDQMERLIESAIETLDKIDVFILNSEQITYAEDEKEDWNKLKILFHSNTLAPIYTVQRLTNLISVGLHIIVVSSDLTKIPTPGFGLYGSTKSALDYFWDSFRKQIGREFRFSRVIALDPKLSDPKRLASRVLQSVLRPKKRRYEHLSQLGNRFLLKFLPFLRFFRTLAYGFRLKQEKKKKISSNDLSPSAEN, from the coding sequence ATGAAACTTGCTTCCAAAAAGATTGTTTTGAGTTCAGGTTCTTCTCCTTTGGGAAAAGAACTTTTGCCACTCCTACTTTCGGAAGGTGCACTTGTTGTCGTTGGTGATTCCAACCCAGAAGAAATTCCAAATCATCCCAATTTGCAAAAATACAAAATTGACCCTTCCAAACCGGACCAAATGGAACGATTGATTGAATCGGCCATTGAAACCTTGGATAAAATCGACGTTTTTATTTTAAATTCAGAACAAATCACTTATGCAGAAGATGAAAAAGAGGATTGGAACAAATTAAAAATACTCTTCCATTCAAATACACTCGCTCCCATTTATACAGTTCAGCGTTTGACTAATTTAATCTCCGTGGGACTTCATATAATTGTTGTTAGTTCTGATTTAACAAAAATTCCAACTCCTGGTTTTGGATTGTATGGATCAACTAAGTCTGCTTTGGATTATTTCTGGGATTCCTTTCGTAAACAAATAGGGAGAGAATTCCGATTTTCCCGAGTCATTGCACTCGATCCAAAACTTTCTGATCCGAAACGGCTGGCAAGCCGTGTCTTACAATCTGTTTTACGTCCAAAAAAGAGAAGGTATGAACATTTATCACAGTTGGGGAACCGGTTTTTGTTAAAATTTTTACCTTTTTTACGTTTTTTCCGAACCTTGGCCTATGGATTCCGGCTAAAACAAGAAAAAAAGAAGAAAATTTCTTCGAATGATTTATCCCCATCTGCTGAAAACTAA
- a CDS encoding YqgE/AlgH family protein, whose translation MPDSTRGKLLISNSSVIQDFFHKTVVLMVDHDDDGAFGLVLNKPTDQTMESLIKNLPDTAYSNKQVFSGGPVDNMFVSILHNGTQTEDPGVEIVPGIYMARSFDTMVEVLSSDQIQFRVLQGYAGWSSGQLESEFERLSWVISDQVDESIVFREDDSEVVWREALRSKGGIYKYFVDHTKDPSLN comes from the coding sequence ATTCCTGATTCAACTCGCGGAAAGTTACTCATTTCCAACTCTAGTGTGATTCAGGATTTTTTTCACAAAACCGTTGTCCTTATGGTAGATCATGACGACGACGGTGCTTTTGGTCTGGTTTTAAACAAACCCACTGACCAAACAATGGAATCATTGATCAAAAATTTACCAGATACTGCCTATTCCAACAAACAAGTGTTTTCTGGTGGCCCAGTGGACAATATGTTCGTATCTATACTTCATAATGGTACACAAACCGAGGACCCCGGTGTAGAAATTGTTCCAGGAATCTATATGGCAAGAAGTTTTGATACTATGGTTGAAGTTCTTTCCTCTGATCAGATTCAATTTCGGGTTTTGCAAGGATATGCAGGTTGGTCTTCTGGCCAATTGGAGAGTGAGTTTGAAAGGTTGTCTTGGGTAATCTCTGACCAGGTAGACGAATCTATCGTTTTTAGGGAAGACGATTCTGAGGTTGTTTGGCGCGAAGCCCTTCGCAGCAAAGGTGGAATCTATAAATACTTTGTTGACCATACAAAAGATCCTTCTCTCAATTGA
- a CDS encoding Gfo/Idh/MocA family oxidoreductase: protein MEKKVRLGVIGTGHMGQYHVNVAKQLSDAELIGIFDANLERASQIAEKHKTKAFPTVEELLKETDAIVIAAPTFLHHKIAKQALTEKKHVLVEKPISQTVEEAKELVTLAKQNNLILQVGHVERFNGAVLELGKIAEHPLLIESRRIAPYNSRITDVGVVLDMMIHDIDIVLNLVKSEVKEVKAVGSSVVSNHEDIASVVITFANGCVASLNASRASQAKIRTLNISQKDSYVFLDFTNQEIELHRQASSTTQLGSGEIKYRQESIVEKIFVHKDNPLKQEHEHFVKCIKGESDPMVKGDSDIKTLEVAYKILEEIHGKK from the coding sequence ATGGAGAAAAAAGTCCGACTCGGAGTCATTGGTACAGGCCATATGGGCCAATACCACGTAAATGTTGCCAAACAGCTTTCTGATGCAGAACTCATCGGGATATTTGATGCCAACTTAGAACGTGCCTCTCAAATTGCTGAGAAACACAAAACAAAAGCGTTTCCTACAGTGGAAGAATTGTTAAAGGAAACAGATGCCATCGTCATTGCAGCACCAACTTTCCTTCATCATAAAATCGCCAAACAAGCTTTAACCGAAAAGAAGCATGTTTTGGTTGAAAAACCCATTTCACAAACGGTAGAAGAAGCGAAAGAACTGGTAACTTTGGCAAAACAGAACAACCTAATTTTGCAAGTCGGTCACGTCGAACGATTCAATGGAGCCGTTTTGGAATTGGGTAAAATTGCAGAACACCCACTCCTCATCGAATCCAGAAGAATTGCTCCCTATAACAGTCGTATCACTGACGTAGGTGTAGTTTTAGATATGATGATCCACGACATTGACATAGTTTTGAACTTGGTAAAGTCTGAAGTGAAAGAAGTCAAAGCCGTTGGTTCTTCTGTTGTTTCAAATCATGAAGATATTGCGAGTGTGGTTATCACTTTTGCCAATGGATGTGTTGCTTCCCTCAATGCTTCCCGCGCTTCCCAGGCAAAAATCAGAACTCTCAATATTTCTCAGAAAGATTCGTATGTATTTTTAGATTTTACCAATCAAGAGATTGAGTTGCATAGACAAGCAAGTTCGACTACTCAACTTGGAAGTGGAGAAATCAAATACAGACAAGAATCCATTGTGGAAAAAATCTTTGTTCATAAAGACAATCCACTCAAACAGGAACACGAGCACTTTGTGAAATGTATCAAAGGAGAATCCGATCCAATGGTGAAAGGTGATTCTGATATTAAAACATTAGAAGTGGCTTACAAAATCCTGGAAGAAATTCACGGCAAAAAATAA